A portion of the Anoplopoma fimbria isolate UVic2021 breed Golden Eagle Sablefish chromosome 15, Afim_UVic_2022, whole genome shotgun sequence genome contains these proteins:
- the LOC129103367 gene encoding G patch domain-containing protein 2-like isoform X2, producing MMDELVQDLVSALEQTSEQNKLGELWEEMVLSPLHRRRQIRRRRGRKRYRESSLYPLEHRRCWIEASESSLDETKGYRENASSTITAAVANCSDSDDVTSTNRWRSVIRGPVRTRQPSWPESDSFTENNAGRHLRRRRKVKRMTADITVRLQQKLKVSGVDGKRRHRPSRMQNLSGSKKRSGGCVGAERQTEGARLMGKECWKRKMAKEHRDAADEKMSEGETSSTCSSDPGLFTNDEGRQGDDEQSDWFFEGDCGVGKGVAGLLPSWESDGQLSLEDNRPPPTFLQPARPSQRGYRYRSPLKRVPGSAACCIRKDRRRLPSKGNGVPVFVERLRHFSQDPYQRDFWLPSVGKRDRSQLSPLCPLPVCPIDMMSESSHLRCSSSICRNRQTNVSCAYQPRSDIRRRRTTEAVSVTTSDISLHSQIEKALKLATHFIRITGEKSHREPVTPRPWRLWDHVHQKL from the exons ATGATGGATGAGCTGGTGCAGGACCTGGTGTCTGCTCTGGAGCAGACCTCAGAGCAGAACAAGCTGGGGGAGCTGTGGGAGGAAATGGTCCTGAGTCCACTTCACCGGCGCCGGCAGATCCGGCGTCGTAGAGGCCGCAAGCGCTATCGTGAATCTTCCCTCTATCCGCTGGAGCACAGACGATGCTGGATTGAGGCCTCTGAGTCCAGTTTGGACGAGACTAAAGGATACAGGGAGAACGCTTCCTCAACCATCACTGCCGCTGTGGCCAACTGCAGCGACTCTGACGACGTGACTTCAACCAACCGATGGCGCTCCGTCATCAGAGGCCCCGTCAGGACTAGGCAGCCCTCCTGGCCAGAGTCTGACTCCTTCACCGAGAATAACGCAGGTCGGCATCTCAGGAGGCGGAGGAAGGTCAAACGCATGACCGCAGACATCACAGTTAGGTTGCAGCAGAAGTTAAAGGTTTCTGGTGTAGATGGGAAACGGAGACACAGGCCGTCTAGGATGCAGAATCTGTCGGGATCTAAGAAGAGGTCTGGCGGTTGCGTGGGAGCAGAACGACAAACTGAAGGAGCCAGGCTGATGGGAAAGGAGTGCTGGAAGAGAAAGATGGCCAAGGAACACAGAGATGCTGCAGATGAGAAGATGTCTGAGGG GGAAACCAGCAGCACATGCAGCAGTGACCCTGGTCTGTTCACCAATGATGAGGGAAGACAAG GCGATGACGAGCAGAGTGACTGGTTCTTCGAGGGGGACTGTGGAGTCGGGAAGGGTGTGGCCGGCCTGCTGCCCAGCTGGGAGTCAGACGGCCAGCTTTCCCTCGAGGATAACCGGCCTCCGCCTACCTTCCTGCAACCAGCACGGCCCTCCCAGAGAG GATATCGGTATCGTTCACCCCTTAAGCGAGTGCCTGGCTCTGCTGCCTGCTGCATTAGGAAGGACAGGAGGCGACTTCCAAGCAAG GGCAACGGCGTGCCAGTCTTTGTAGAAAGACTGAGACACTTCTCTCAAGATCCTTACCAGAGAGA CTTTTGGCTGCCTTCTGTTGGGAAACGAGATCGAAGCCAG TTGAGCCCTTTGTGCCCATTACCAGTGTGTCCTATTGACATGATGTCAGAGAGCTCCCATCTCAGATGTTCCTCCTCAATCTGCAGAAACAG GCAGACTAATGTCTCCTGTGCATACCAGCCCCGGAGTGacatcaggaggaggaggacaacgGAAGCTGTGTCCGTCACAACATCAG
- the LOC129103367 gene encoding G patch domain-containing protein 2-like isoform X3, protein MMDELVQDLVSALEQTSEQNKLGELWEEMVLSPLHRRRQIRRRRGRKRYRESSLYPLEHRRCWIEASESSLDETKGYRENASSTITAAVANCSDSDDVTSTNRWRSVIRGPVRTRQPSWPESDSFTENNAGRHLRRRRKVKRMTADITVRLQQKLKVSGVDGKRRHRPSRMQNLSGSKKRSGGCVGAERQTEGARLMGKECWKRKMAKEHRDAADEKMSEGETSSTCSSDPGLFTNDEGRQGDDEQSDWFFEGDCGVGKGVAGLLPSWESDGQLSLEDNRPPPTFLQPARPSQRGYRYRSPLKRVPGSAACCIRKDRRRLPSKGNGVPVFVERLRHFSQDPYQRDFWLPSVGKRDRSQLSPLCPLPVCPIDMMSESSHLRCSSSICRNRQTNVSCAYQPRSDIRRRRTTEAVSVTTSASNPFHKDHRREEPQGASNTSTLETVGPCAPETLKPY, encoded by the exons ATGATGGATGAGCTGGTGCAGGACCTGGTGTCTGCTCTGGAGCAGACCTCAGAGCAGAACAAGCTGGGGGAGCTGTGGGAGGAAATGGTCCTGAGTCCACTTCACCGGCGCCGGCAGATCCGGCGTCGTAGAGGCCGCAAGCGCTATCGTGAATCTTCCCTCTATCCGCTGGAGCACAGACGATGCTGGATTGAGGCCTCTGAGTCCAGTTTGGACGAGACTAAAGGATACAGGGAGAACGCTTCCTCAACCATCACTGCCGCTGTGGCCAACTGCAGCGACTCTGACGACGTGACTTCAACCAACCGATGGCGCTCCGTCATCAGAGGCCCCGTCAGGACTAGGCAGCCCTCCTGGCCAGAGTCTGACTCCTTCACCGAGAATAACGCAGGTCGGCATCTCAGGAGGCGGAGGAAGGTCAAACGCATGACCGCAGACATCACAGTTAGGTTGCAGCAGAAGTTAAAGGTTTCTGGTGTAGATGGGAAACGGAGACACAGGCCGTCTAGGATGCAGAATCTGTCGGGATCTAAGAAGAGGTCTGGCGGTTGCGTGGGAGCAGAACGACAAACTGAAGGAGCCAGGCTGATGGGAAAGGAGTGCTGGAAGAGAAAGATGGCCAAGGAACACAGAGATGCTGCAGATGAGAAGATGTCTGAGGG GGAAACCAGCAGCACATGCAGCAGTGACCCTGGTCTGTTCACCAATGATGAGGGAAGACAAG GCGATGACGAGCAGAGTGACTGGTTCTTCGAGGGGGACTGTGGAGTCGGGAAGGGTGTGGCCGGCCTGCTGCCCAGCTGGGAGTCAGACGGCCAGCTTTCCCTCGAGGATAACCGGCCTCCGCCTACCTTCCTGCAACCAGCACGGCCCTCCCAGAGAG GATATCGGTATCGTTCACCCCTTAAGCGAGTGCCTGGCTCTGCTGCCTGCTGCATTAGGAAGGACAGGAGGCGACTTCCAAGCAAG GGCAACGGCGTGCCAGTCTTTGTAGAAAGACTGAGACACTTCTCTCAAGATCCTTACCAGAGAGA CTTTTGGCTGCCTTCTGTTGGGAAACGAGATCGAAGCCAG TTGAGCCCTTTGTGCCCATTACCAGTGTGTCCTATTGACATGATGTCAGAGAGCTCCCATCTCAGATGTTCCTCCTCAATCTGCAGAAACAG GCAGACTAATGTCTCCTGTGCATACCAGCCCCGGAGTGacatcaggaggaggaggacaacgGAAGCTGTGTCCGTCACAACATCAG